Proteins found in one Paenibacillus borealis genomic segment:
- a CDS encoding aspartate/glutamate racemase family protein, whose protein sequence is MLGIIRVITLHEESAIHLHGELIERRYGLPVISRCIPDQPQGVYNDETEAESLPKIIRLARELEQQGCTAIGISCAADPALQEARLAVKVPVLGAGSCAAHMSLAYSSKIGVLTILTEVPPLIRSILGDAYLGMDRPDGVTTTLDLGTPAGRAGALAGAARLVERGAEAIVLACTGFATIGLAAELEEQLGIRAFDPILALGAAASAAASLPGGVRR, encoded by the coding sequence ATGCTTGGAATTATACGTGTAATCACACTGCACGAGGAGTCTGCGATCCATTTGCACGGAGAATTGATTGAACGCCGGTATGGCCTGCCGGTAATCAGCCGCTGTATTCCGGATCAGCCTCAGGGCGTATACAATGACGAGACCGAAGCGGAGTCGTTACCGAAGATTATCCGCCTGGCCAGGGAACTGGAGCAGCAGGGCTGTACAGCCATCGGCATTAGCTGTGCCGCGGATCCCGCGCTGCAGGAAGCAAGGTTGGCAGTGAAGGTTCCGGTTCTGGGCGCAGGCTCCTGTGCAGCCCATATGTCGCTGGCATACAGCAGCAAGATCGGCGTGCTGACGATCCTGACCGAGGTGCCGCCACTGATCCGCAGCATTCTCGGCGATGCTTACCTCGGCATGGACCGGCCTGATGGGGTAACGACCACACTTGATTTGGGTACGCCTGCCGGACGGGCAGGCGCACTTGCCGGGGCAGCCCGGCTGGTGGAGCGCGGTGCGGAGGCCATAGTACTGGCCTGCACCGGGTTTGCCACCATCGGGCTGGCGGCGGAGCTGGAAGAACAGCTCGGCATCCGTGCGTTCGATCCGATTCTCGCGCTTGGAGCAGCGGCCTCTGCGGCTGCCTCGTTACCTGGGGGTGTGCGGCGCTGA